A window from Vicia villosa cultivar HV-30 ecotype Madison, WI unplaced genomic scaffold, Vvil1.0 ctg.002596F_1_1, whole genome shotgun sequence encodes these proteins:
- the LOC131639324 gene encoding 17.4 kDa class III heat shock protein-like, with product MSLFDMDLSGVVNSLFNLHETPRIHDNHESRKTSTSIPVDILDTPKEYIFIMDFPGLSKSEIQVTVEEENTLVIKSNGKRKRQDGEDEKSNGKRKLRDGEEEEGCKYLRLERRAPQKMVRKFRLPENANVSAITAKCENGVLTVVVEKQNPPPKAKTVEVAIA from the exons ATGAGTTTGTTTGACATGGATTTGAGTGGTGTAGTGAACAGTTTATTCAATCTTCATGAAACTCCTAGGATTCATGACAATCATGAGAGCAGAAAAACTTCCACCAGTATCCCAGTTGATATTCTGGATACTCCAAAAGAGTATATATTCATCATGGATTTTCCTGGTCTCTCTAAATCTGAAATTCAG GTGACAGTTGAAGAAGAGAACACACTTGTGATAAAGAGCAATGGAAAAAGGAAACGCCAAGATGGAGAAGATGAAAAGAGCAATGGAAAAAGGAAACTCCgagatggagaagaagaagaaggctgCAAGTACCTAAGACTGGAGAGAAGAGCACCACAGAAAATGGTGAGGAAGTTTCGGTTACCAGAGAATGCTAATGTGTCGGCTATAACAGCTAAATGTGAGAATGGAGTTCTTACTGTGGTTGTAGAGAAGCAGAATCCTCCTCCAAAAGCAAAAACAGTTGAAGTTGCCATTGCATAA